One genomic window of Bradyrhizobium sp. CCGE-LA001 includes the following:
- a CDS encoding DinB family protein: MPAGLVQTYRAFAHNNAWANHRLLTACAALSQPDFEAKRTGFFPSLQRTLNHIHVVDLFYVDALEGGWLGPTAWKNQVPYPSLAELKSAQASVDKRLIAACDALTPQSLDGVVRINRDTAVQTERHDRLLMHLFQHQIHHRGQAHAMLSETSVAPPQLDEFFAEGEAPLRAAEFADLGWTEDTVWKS; encoded by the coding sequence TTGCCTGCCGGACTTGTGCAGACCTATCGCGCGTTCGCCCATAACAATGCCTGGGCGAACCATCGGCTGCTCACGGCTTGCGCCGCTCTGTCTCAGCCCGACTTCGAGGCCAAGCGGACTGGCTTCTTTCCAAGCCTGCAGCGCACGCTGAACCACATCCATGTCGTTGACCTTTTCTACGTCGATGCGTTGGAGGGCGGCTGGTTGGGCCCGACCGCCTGGAAGAACCAGGTGCCGTACCCTTCCCTTGCCGAACTCAAGTCCGCGCAAGCCTCGGTCGACAAGCGCTTGATTGCGGCCTGCGATGCACTGACGCCCCAGAGTCTCGACGGCGTGGTGCGGATCAATCGCGACACGGCCGTGCAGACCGAGCGGCACGACCGGCTGCTCATGCATCTGTTCCAACATCAGATTCATCATCGCGGGCAGGCGCACGCCATGCTGTCCGAAACGAGCGTCGCACCGCCTCAGCTCGACGAGTTCTTCGCGGAGGGAGAGGCACCGCTCCGAGCCGCCGAATTCGCCGATCTGGGCTGGACCGAGGACACCGTTTGGAAATCCTAG
- a CDS encoding DUF433 domain-containing protein, with the protein MRQERIEINPAIMDGKPVIRGTRVPVELVLRELGAGMTTETILSEHPRLTPDDIRAAQAFAADYLADEDIIYR; encoded by the coding sequence ATGCGACAGGAGCGGATCGAAATCAACCCGGCGATCATGGACGGCAAGCCCGTGATACGCGGGACACGTGTACCGGTCGAACTGGTGTTGCGCGAACTGGGCGCTGGGATGACGACCGAAACCATCCTTTCGGAGCACCCGCGGCTTACGCCCGACGATATTCGAGCGGCCCAGGCGTTCGCGGCTGACTATCTGGCCGACGAAGACATCATTTATCGCTGA